In Curtobacterium sp. L6-1, a genomic segment contains:
- a CDS encoding HAD-IA family hydrolase, translating into MIDVVVSGVLFDMDGTLVDSAAIVEGAWGRFGADHDLDPRTILGFSHGRQTIDTIRHFLPDLAPDEQRRVALELVTDEVENTDGIVEVPGAGAFVRRLQAAGVPVALVTSAPRDLAVNRMRAADVPVPDAVVAADDVEHGKPHPDGYLRGAALLGVAAADCLAFEDAPAGLEAAVASGATTVAVGALATDVPAGLARVSGYDGITVTAEGDGFRIRG; encoded by the coding sequence GTGATCGACGTCGTGGTGTCCGGGGTCCTGTTCGACATGGACGGGACGCTCGTCGACTCGGCCGCGATCGTCGAGGGGGCGTGGGGACGCTTCGGCGCCGACCACGACCTCGACCCGCGGACGATCCTCGGCTTCTCGCACGGCCGGCAGACGATCGACACGATCCGGCACTTCCTGCCCGACCTCGCCCCGGACGAGCAGCGCCGCGTCGCGCTCGAGCTCGTCACCGACGAGGTCGAGAACACCGACGGCATCGTCGAGGTCCCCGGTGCGGGGGCGTTCGTCCGCCGCCTGCAGGCCGCGGGCGTCCCGGTCGCGCTCGTCACGAGTGCGCCCCGCGACCTCGCCGTCAACCGGATGCGGGCCGCCGACGTGCCCGTCCCGGACGCGGTGGTCGCCGCCGACGACGTCGAGCACGGCAAGCCCCACCCGGACGGCTACCTGCGCGGCGCAGCCCTGCTCGGGGTCGCCGCCGCCGACTGCCTCGCGTTCGAGGACGCCCCAGCCGGACTGGAGGCGGCGGTCGCCTCCGGTGCGACGACGGTCGCCGTCGGGGCGCTCGCCACCGACGTGCCCGCCGGTCTCGCGCGGGTGTCGGGGTACGACGGGATCACCGTCACGGCCGAGGGCGACGGGTTCCGCATCCGCGGGTGA